A DNA window from Heterodontus francisci isolate sHetFra1 chromosome 49, sHetFra1.hap1, whole genome shotgun sequence contains the following coding sequences:
- the hsd17b10 gene encoding 3-hydroxyacyl-CoA dehydrogenase type-2, with product MAAARSVKGLVGLVTGGASGLGRATAERLVQQGARAVIVDLPTSDGAAVAQALGDRCAFAPADVTSESDVKGAVALAKERFGRLDITVNCAGVAVAVKTYNFKKDIAHSLEDFQRVITVNIGGTFNVIRLAVAEMGKNEPDADGQRGVVINTASVAAFDGQVGQAAYSASKGGIVGMTLPIARDLAPQGIRVVTIAPGLFSTPLLAGLPEKVRNFLARQVPFPSRLGDPAEYAHLVQAIVENPMLNGEVIRLDGAIRMQP from the exons GGTTTGGTCGGTCTGGTGACGGGCGGAGCCTCGGGGCTCGGCCGGGCCACGGCCGAGAGACTGGTGCAACAGGGAGCCCGAGCCGTGATCGTGGACCTGCCGACGTCGGACGGAGCTGCGGTGGCCCAGGCCCTGGGAGACAGGTGTGCCTTTGCACCGGCAGAT GTCACCTCCGAGTCGGACGTCAAGGGCGCCGTGGCCCTGGCAAAGGAGAGGTTCGGACGCCTGGACATCACGGTGAACTGCGCGGGGGTCGCAGTGGCAGTCAAAACCTACAACTTCAAAAAGGATATCGCACACAGTCTGGAGGATTTCCAGAGAGTGATCACA GTGAACATCGGCGGGACGTTCAACGTGATCCGCCTGGCTGTGGCCGAGATGGGGAAGAATGAGCCTGACGCGGACGGACAGAGGGGCGTGGTCATTAACACCGCCAGCGTGGCCGCCTTCGACGGGCAG GTGGGGCAGGCAGCGTATTCCGCATCCAAAGGTGGCATTGTGGGAATGACCCTCCCCATTGCCCGGGACCTGGCACCGCAGGGAATCAGGGTGGTCACCATCGCACCAG GTTTATTTTCCACTCCGCTGCTGGCTGGACTCCCGGAGAAGGTCCGTAATTTCCTGGCCCGTCAGGTGCCCTTCCCCAGCCGCCTGGGAGACCCTGCTGAGTATGCCCACCTGGTGCAGGCCATCGTGGAGAACCCCATGCTGAACGGGGAGGTTATCCGATTGGACGGGGCCATCCGGATGCAGCCGTAG
- the LOC137358386 gene encoding LOW QUALITY PROTEIN: RIB43A-like with coiled-coils protein 2 (The sequence of the model RefSeq protein was modified relative to this genomic sequence to represent the inferred CDS: inserted 1 base in 1 codon), whose translation MYKLDIPIDPKQPAAIERRRNAELQRQSRIFNARYRTLGVDRLFLDQQIKEKTTREDRERLRDSAFEADSLRYDKTAQLLEXEEQERVRRLNEEVNEYRARYQQPENQREFDLWDPDGLKKDAPARVCDDDPRCGPSGLQRFEGEDLNEKARKKFQQQESRKWLAAQKLEKERAERDQKFADDLYHKKETELAERASRLAEMEEEARRALDTATLNYNMALAAEQDAAREVEKQRETDENYAEIGNHVYGDILTENPEVAVSAFGPHRVVPDRWKGMSPQQLEEIWRQQRRQIDENKRQRMKEAQIETEWDRQRSTDARAAMAMEGQEAEAARRRRKELDKYNIQLAKEQLAHQQYLDKELYTNPPTAQYFLQFNTSSR comes from the exons ATGTACAAATTGGACATCCCCATCGACCCAAAGCAGCCCGCAGCCATCGAGAGGCGGAGGAACGCAGAGTTGCAGCGTCAGAGCCGCATATTCAATGCCCGGTACAGGACCTTAGGG GTGGATCGCCTCTTCTTGGATCAGCAAATAAAGGAAAAGACGACAAGAGAGGACAGAGAGCGATTAAGGGACAGTGCTTTTG AAGCCGACAGCCTGCGCTATGACAAGACGGCCCAGCTCCTCG CCGAGGAGCAGGAGAGGGTGCGGCGGCTCAACGAGGAGGTCAACGAGTACCGGGCTCGCTACCAGCAGCCGGAGAATCAGCGCGAGTTCGACCTGTGGGACCCGGACGGCCTGAAAAAGGACGCGCCGGCCCGCGTGTGCGACGACGACCCCCGCTGCGGGCCCTCGGGCCTGCAGAGGTTCGAGGGCGAAGACCTGAACGAGAAAGCTCGGAAAAAGTTCCAGCAGCAGGAATCCCGCAAGTGGCTGGCAGCCCAGAAACTGGAGAAGGAGAGGGCAGAGAGGGACCAGAAGTTTGCAG ATGACCTGTACCACAAGAAGGAGACGGAGCTCGCCGAGAGAGCCTCGAGGCTCGccgagatggaggaggaggcccgCAGAGCCCTCGACACTGCCACCCTCAACTACAACATGGCACTG GCAGCGGAGCAGGACGCGGCGAGGGAGGTGGAGAAGCAACGGGAGACGGACGAGAACTACGCGGAGATTGGAAACCACGTCTACGGGGACATCCTGACGGAGAACCCCGAGGTGGCGGTCAGTGCCTTCGGGCCCCACCGCGTGGTCCCAGACCGCTGGAAGGGGATGAGCCCTCAGCAGCTGGAGGAGATTTGGCGCCAGCAACGACGTCAGATCGACGAGAATAAG agacAGAGGATGAAAGAGGCGCAGATCGAGACGGAGTGGGACAGGCAGCGGAGCACAGACGCCCGGGCTGCCATGGCGATGGAAGGGCAGGAGGCGGAGGCGGCGAGGAGGCGGAGGAAGGAGCTGGACAAGTACAACATCCAGCTGGCCAAGGAGCAGCTCGCACA CCAACAATACCTGGATAAGGAGCTGTACACAAACCCACCCACTGCACAGTACTTCCTGCAGTTCAACACGTCGAGTCGCTGA